Proteins from a single region of Chrysemys picta bellii isolate R12L10 chromosome 9, ASM1138683v2, whole genome shotgun sequence:
- the SIAH2 gene encoding E3 ubiquitin-protein ligase SIAH2, producing MSRPSSAGPSANKPCGKQQHAPSPAAAPTAAATISAAGPGSSALPAAAAVISGPGGGGGGGGPVSPQHHELTSLFECPVCFDYVLPPILQCQAGHLVCNQCRQKLSCCPTCRGSLTPSIRNLAMEKVASAVLFPCKYATTGCSLTLHHTEKPEHEDICEYRPYSCPCPGASCKWQGSLEAVMSHLMHAHKSITTLQGEDIVFLATDINLPGAVDWVMMQSCFGHHFMLVLEKQEKYEGHQQFFAIVLLIGTRKQAENFAYRLELNGNRRRLTWEATPRSIHDGVAAAIMNSDCLVFDTAIAHLFADNGNLGINVTISTCCP from the exons ATGAGCCGCCCGTCCTCCGCCGGACCCAGTGCTAACAAACCCTGCGGCAAGCAGCAGCACGCCCcgtcccccgctgctgcccccactgccgcCGCCACCATCTCGGCTGCCGGCCCCGGCTCCTCCGCGCTACCCGCCGCGGCCGCCGTGATCTCAGGCccgggaggaggcggcggcggcggcgggccgGTCTCGCCTCAGCACCACGAGCTGACCTCGCTGTTCGAGTGTCCCGTCTGCTTCGACTATGTGCTGCCCCCGATCCTGCAGTGCCAGGCCGGGCATCTGGTGTGCAATCAATGCCGGCAGAAACTGAGCTGCTGCCCCACGTGCCGGGGATCCCTGACCCCAAGCATCAGGAACCTGGCCATGGAGAAAGTGGCCTCGGCTGTCCTCTTCCCCTGTAAG TACGCCACTACAGGCTGTTCCCTGACACTCCACCATACAGAAAAGCCAGAGCATGAAGACATCTGTGAATACCGTCCCTACTCCTGTCCATGTCCTGGCGCCTCCTGTAAATGGCAGGGCTCTTTGGAAGCCGTGATGTCCCACCTCATGCACGCCCACAAAAGCATTACCACCCTTCAGGGAGAAGACATAGTCTTTCTCGCCACGGACATTAACCTGCCAGGAGCTGTCGACTGGGTCATGATGCAGTCTTGCTTTGGTCACCATTTCATGCTGGTGTTGGAGAAACAGGAGAAGTACGAGGGTCACCAGCAGTTTTTTGCTATTGTGTTGCTCATTGGCACTCGCAAACAAGCAGAGAACTTTGCATACCGACTAGAGCTGAATGGTAACCGGCGCAGGCTGACCTGGGAGGCAACGCCCCGCTCTATTCACGATGGGGTGGCTGCTGCCATCATGAACAGCGACTGTCTAGTTTTCGATACAGCTATAGCACATCTTTTTGCAGACAATGGAAATCTTGGCATCAATGTGACTATTTCTACGTGTTGTCCGTGA